Part of the Ornithinimicrobium flavum genome, TCTCGCTCAAGGGTGGAGACCCAGGAGCCGTAGTCCAGCACCTGGGCGATGACCTCGCGTGGGGTCTTGTCCCGCTTGAGCTCGAGAACGTGCAGCGTCCCCTCGGCGTCGATGGCGAGCAGGTCGATATAGGTGTTGTACGGCGTGCGGACCTGGCGACCGACGACCAGCAGCCGGTCGCCCAAGAGGGAGGGATCTCTGGCCAAGAAGTCTTCCAGCTGGGACTCGAGAGGCATCGCGCTGGGCTGGAGCCGGTGCGGCTGGTCTTGGTCGATCCGCCAGATTCCCATCTCGGTAGGCATGGGGACAGTCTGCCTCGGCAGGTTGGGCCGTCAGGGACCGGCCGTCGCCGGAGCCTGGGCGACGGTCTGGGCACCCTGCGCGGTGAGAGCGGCTGCATACGCTTCCGCAACCGTGGTGCAGAAGGCCCAGAGCGGCTCGATCCTCTCTGGAGTCAGCCATCCAGGCTCGGTGCGAGCCTGTCGTTCCGTGCCGCCGAAGCCGAAGAGCGCGTCCGCCTGGGCGCGGAACTCGGCCGTCGTGAGTGCAGTGACAGGCACGCCGCTGTTCTGCCCAGCGTACGAACCGAACGGCACCATCACACGGCCATCCGTGTAGAGGGCCACAACCGTGCGGATGCCGCTCACGGCCGGTCCGCCAGCCTCAAGGACCACATGGCTCGGGCCGAGCCGCCGTCGGTAGCCGGCAGCGCCCCACCGGTCGAGCATCGTGCGAACGGCTGTCGCGGTCTCGTCCGAGTCGAACTGCTCCCAGAACTGCGCCAGTGTGGCGGGCCGCTCGTCCTGCTTGGCTCGCTCGACGGTCGCAGTGAACTGGTTCGGCTGGACGACGGCGGTGAAGAGCGGCGCCCAAGGCCCGTCGTCGACCCGCACTGCGCGAGCCTCCACCAGCCACACGGCGATCCCTCGCGCAGGATCCAGTTCCCTCATGTCGTTGAGATACTGCGCGACGGCGCGGAACTCGTCGCGGTGTTCCTCCGCAACGAGCACCAGCCCACGAGCGTCTCAGGCGACGGCATAGGCGAGCCCTCGCGTGAGGTGGTCGTGATCCGCACGGCCGTACTGGTTCTCGATGACAAACTCGCTGCCGTCTGACCCTTGGGCCACGATGTCGATCCGGCGACCACCGGTCGTCGTCACCTCTGACCGTCCCGCCGCTACGAGCTCGAGGTCCAGCGCCTCACCGAGCTGGTCCAGTCGATCCACCAGGAGCGGCGTGAAGTCGGACGCCTCGCCCGCCCACGCCTGGGTCAGACGGCCGAAGGAGAGCCTGCCCATGTACGCCATGGTCTCTGTCTATCAGGACGGACCCCGCTGTCGCAGTGAGGCCTGAACGGACACTCTCCCAGGGGGTGTCGTGGGCGAGGACTACGATCACGGCATGACAGAGGCAGGGGAAACGGTCGCGGTCTACGAGGCCGAGGACGGTGTGCTCGTCTTCGGCAGCGAGGCAGCGCTGGAACTACTCGACGACGATGCTGGCCTGGCTTCTAGGCCGCTGTCGGCCAAACACCTGGCGAGGGTAATCGGCTATGCGGGAACAGCTGGTGGGCAGCTCGTCGCCGAGAGCGGACGATGGGTCAAGCTCACGAGTGAGTCGGCCGCAACTGCCGAGGCCACGCTGGGTGGCGTTGACAAGCTCACGTCGGGCGTGATCCGGAACAAGGGCGGTGACATCGCCCAGCATGTCAACTTCGAGAACATCACCAAGGTCGGCGCCCTCACGCCGGCGGCCCCCGCGGTTCTGGGTGCGATGGCGACCCAGTACGCCATCGAGTCGGCGTTGGACGACATCACCGCCTACCTCGAGGAGATCGACCGCAAGCTGGACCAACTGCTCAAGCAACGCAAGACCGAGACCCTCGGGCAGATCGGTGGTGTCTCGCTCGCGATCGACGAAGCGGCCTCCATCTACGCGTCGACCGGGACCGTCTCGAGCACCACGTGGTCCAAGGTGCAGGGCACGTCCCTTGCCCTGCAGACCATGCAGGCCGAATCGATCGAACAGCTGCACGCCCTCAGCGAGGACGTCAAGGCCGCGGCCGGAGACGCGGACAAGGCCGCGAAGGTGCTCACCCAGGTCAGCGACGACGTCCAGTTCTGGCTGGGTGTGCTGGCTCGGACGATCGCCCTGCAGGACAGGCAGTACGTGCTCGAGCTGGCCCGGGTCGCTGACGAGGACGAGCAGCAGCTGGACGCCCACCGCGAAGGAATCACGGTGGCGAGGTCAGATCGGGTCCGCCGCATCGTGGCCGGTCTGGAAGCCATCGTGGACTCGGTCACCGCGTCGTCCACGCTGTCCAACGCCGCGAAGGTTGCCAACCCGATCTCGGCGCCGAAGGTCGCTCGACAGGCCAACTCCATCGCCGACAGCATCTCCGCCTTCGCGCAGCACGCCGGTCTGGAGCTCGGCGGCTCGGGGCCGGTCGACCTGACCCCTTGGGCCAGGGCGGCCCGAGGGCTTCTGGACGAAGCCTCCACGGTCGTGACCACCGCCGGCACAGGTGTGGCTGGCCGTGCCCGGTTGTTCGGTCGGGCGGTCGAGGAGCGGCGAGACGAGCGGGTCCTGCGAAGGGCGAAGAGGATCGAGGAGAAGCGCTCGGGCGATGCGTAGCAGCACGTGATGCGCTCCTGGGTGCATCGGATTTCGCTTAACTGAGAGACATCTTCCATCTATGCGAAGTTCCGGAACACCCGGCGAGCCGACCGCTGGCTGAGCTCCTCGACCTGAGCTTCGGTCGCGGTAAACCGGGCCGCGCTGGGGCGCCTTGCGCGTCTGCACCAAGGAGAATGGCTGAACCCAGGACGGACCCGGGTGACAGGACGACGGAGGCGAGATGCGGCATACCCCGCACTTTCTGATGACGGACCCCGACGAGGTCCGCCGGCTGATCCGGAACCACCCGTGGGCCACGATCGTGTCGCCGGGCACCACCGGTCTGGTCGCGTCGCACTACCCGGTCATCCTCGACGAGAGCGCCGAGGGCCCGGACATCACCGTCCTCAGTCACTTCGGCGTCCCGACGACCGGCTGCACGAGCTCGGGCGGCACGAGATCCTGGTCATCGTCCTGGGGCCGCACGACTACATCTCGCCCAGCTGGTACGCCCCCGGCGAGCTCGTGCCGACGTGGAACCACGTGACGGCGCATCTCTACGGGACGCCCGAGATCCTCGACGAGGAGCAGAACTACGCGGCGCTCTCCCTCCTGACCGACCACTTCGAGCGGGGCCGGCCCGGCGGTCGCTCGCCGAGGACGAGCAAGCCACCCGGCGGGAGGCCAAGGGGGCGGTGAGCTTCCGGATGCGGGTCGACCGGTTCGACGCCCGCGGCAAGCTCAGCTGCTCGACCATCACCCGCGTCTTCACTCCGTCGATC contains:
- a CDS encoding FMN-binding negative transcriptional regulator, with amino-acid sequence MTDPDEVRRLIRNHPWATIVSPGTTGLVASHYPVILDESAEGPDITVLSHFGVPTTGCTSSGGTRSWSSSWGRTTTSRPAGTPPASSCRRGTT
- a CDS encoding FMN-binding negative transcriptional regulator; its protein translation is MGPHDYISPSWYAPGELVPTWNHVTAHLYGTPEILDEEQNYAALSLLTDHFERGRPGGRSPRTSKPPGGRPRGR